One region of Centropristis striata isolate RG_2023a ecotype Rhode Island chromosome 3, C.striata_1.0, whole genome shotgun sequence genomic DNA includes:
- the LOC131969178 gene encoding monocarboxylate transporter 2-like translates to MAPAPAEELGYKPLDGGWGWMVVVGAHISIGFAYSTPKVLSIFFKEIQADLGASYSEIAWISSIMLAVMYAGGPVSSVLVNRFGSRPIVILGGLMCGVSMITASFGSSIVYLYLCIGIIGGCGLSLNLNASLTMISKYFLAKRPLANGLAMAGSPVFLCVMAPVNQYLLHKFGWRGSLLILGGLMFNCCVAGALMRPVAASCKPSCSPQKKMEEEANTTLKDSCMNSAKKFLDLSFFKDRGFVIYLIGNMLFIFGAYGPIVFLPAYAISLGVEEYSAAYLLSIMGFVDMFVRPGTGLIANSKWIRPRIQYFFSFAVVFNGTCHLLSTLIETYPFLVAYAVFFGISFGMVFALIFECLMDLMGNQRFPSAVGLVTIIECFPMLLGPPAAGLLVDVFGDYKCLFFMCGSVILTGGLFLFFMNIYNYYMLEKEKPAKDREQNQTNVENQDQVSEAEMKQIPEAAMEQTEPEAKVKNGAQSDLNGQSITEEEAVIERANPQTTENNV, encoded by the exons ATGGCCCCTGCTCCAGCAGAAGAGTTGGGCTACAAACCCTTGGATGGCGGTTGGGGCTGGATGGTGGTGGTTGGGGCCCACATTTCCATTGGATTTGCATACTCCACGCCTAAAGTCCTCTCCATTTTCTTCAAAGAGATCCAGGCAGATTTGGGAGCTAGCTACAGTGAAATAGCATGGATCTCCTCTATCATGCTAGCTGTCATGTATGCAGGCG GACCAGTGAGCAGCGTGTTGGTCAATCGCTTTGGAAGCCGGCCAATAGTCATACTGGGTGGACTGATGTGTGGGGTCTCTATGATCACTGCTTCTTTTGGGAGCTCCATTGTTTACCTCTACCTTTGCATTGGCATCATTGGAG gtTGCGGACTCTCCTTAAATCTCAATGCATCTCTCACCATGATCAGCAAGTATTTCCTAGCCAAGCGTCCTTTAGCTAACGGATTAGCAATGGCCGGGAGtccagtgtttctgtgtgtcatgGCCCCTGTCAACCAGTATCTACTGCACAAGTTTGGCTGGAGAGGAAGTCTCCTCATCCTCGGGGGTCTGATGTTCAACTGCTGCGTTGCGGGGGCCCTCATGAGGCCTGTCGCTGCATCCTGTAAGCCATCTTGTTCACCACAGAAGAAGATGGAGGAAGAGGCAAACACTACGCTAAAAGACAGTTGTATGAACAGTGCTAAGAAGTTCTTGGATTTGAGCTTTTTCAAGGACAGAGGCTTCGTCATCTACCTCATTGGGAACATGCTGTTTATCTTCGGCGCCTATGGGCCCATTGTGTTCCTGCCAGCCTATGCCATTAGCCTGGGCGTAGAGGAGTACTCCGCCGCCTATCTGCTCTCCATTATGGGCTTTGTGGACATGTTTGTTCGGCCTGGCACCGGCCTGATAGCCAACAGCAAATGGATCAGGCCCAGAATCCAGTACTTCTTCAGCTTTGCCGTTGTTTTCAACGGCACGTGCCACTTACTGAGCACTCTGATCGAGACCTACCCCTTCCTAGTGGCCTATGCTGTGTTTTTTGGCATTAGTTTCGGCATGGTTTTCGCCCTGATTTTCGAATGTCTCATGGACCTGATGGGAAATCAGCGATTCCCCAGTGCTGTTGGACTGGTCACCATCATCGAGTGCTTCCCCATGCTACTGGGACCACCTGCTGCAG GGTTACTGGTGGACGTCTTTGGCGACTACAAATGCCTTTTCTTCATGTGTGGCTCAGTGATCCTGACCGGTGGgctctttctcttcttcatgAACATCTACAACTACTACATGCTGGAGAAGGAGAAGCCAGCAAAGGACAGAGAGCAGAACCAAACAAACGTAGAGAACCAGGACcaggtctcagaggcagagatgAAACAGATCCCTGAGGCAGCGATGGAACAAACTGAGCCTGAGGCCAAAGTAAAGAACGGAGCACAGAGTGATCTCAATGGTCAAAGCATTACAGAAGAAGAGGCTGTCATTGAAAGAGCCAATCCTCAAACTACAGAaaacaatgtataa